The Megachile rotundata isolate GNS110a chromosome 11, iyMegRotu1, whole genome shotgun sequence genome includes a region encoding these proteins:
- the LOC100880744 gene encoding UDP-glucosyltransferase 2, with protein sequence MRLLLTVLAAVLTFGQSTEGLRILGLFPLNGRSHWIMGERLLTSLAERGHTVDVVTHFTVKEPPANYTEISLEGTIESVVNKLELSHVVEFNNQNFELLTRMVGDQICKLMEYPKLKQLIDNPPKDPPYDLVIVEMFLASCYLAFGRHLNVPMVGVVTAGSDEWFTEKLGNPFNPSFVPSLFTSYDQKMNFWQRLMNTFLTNMVAFQLDRYVNPQQQYVQKYFGINATITDLYHDLDLLLVNSHHSLLGIRPLTMGIVEVGGLHVKDDGKPLPADLQKWLDESKHGCILFTFGSMVRIETFPESLLRSVYKVFEKIAPVRVLMKVGKKEELLPGLPKNVMTKPWFPQVAVLKHKNTKAFITHGGLMGLQESVHFGVPLVGIPLYGDQHGNLDSASKKLFAVNLRSFKEVNEKTLGDAINTVLYNETYRANIKKVSELFKDRPMSAVDTAIYWIEYVARHGKILQSPAIHLSWWQVHLFDVYGFMLACIVLILYVFVLLVRKLKRKLLGSSCDHKSKKSSNSKKNK encoded by the exons ATGAGGCTGCTTTTAACGGTTCTTGCGGCGGTGCTGACATTCGGTCAGTCGACGGAAGGTTTGCGAATTCTTGGCCTGTTTCCATTAAACGGGAGAAGCCATTGGATAATGGGGGAACGATTGCTAACTAGTTTGGCCGAGCGAGGGCACACCGTGGACGTAGTCACGCATTTCACCGTGAAAGAACCACCGGCGAATTATACAGAAATATCTTTGGAGGGAACTATAGAATCGGTGGTGAATAAGTTGGAGTTGAGCCATGTTGTCGAATTCAACAACCAAAACTTCGAGCTGTTGACTCGGATGGTGGGCGATCAAATCTGTAAATTGATGGAATATCCGAAACTGAAGCAACTGATTGACAACCCGCCCAAGGATCCACCGTATGATTTGGTTATTGTCGAG ATGTTCCTGGCGTCGTGTTACCTCGCTTTCGGCCGTCACTTGAACGTTCCCATGGTCGGCGTAGTAACCGCCGGCAGCGACGAATGGTTCACCGAGAAGTTGGGAAACCCGTTTAATCCTTCTTTCGTGCCGTCTCTGTTCACCTCTTACGACCAAAAGATGAACTTCTGGCAGAGGTTGATGAATACCTTTCTAACGAACATGGTCGCGTTTCAACTAGACAGATACGTCAATCCACAGCAACAGTACGTGCAGAAATATTTCGGCATAAATGCCACGATCACGGACCTCTACCACGACCTGGATCTGCTTCTGGTCAACTCGCATCATAGTTTACTCGGAATCAGACCGTTGACGATGGGAATCGTCGAAGTTGGTGGACTGCACGTTAAAGACGACGGGAAACCGCTACCAGCG GATCTACAAAAATGGTTGGACGAAAGCAAACACGGTTGCATATTGTTCACGTTCGGGTCGATGGTGAGAATCGAAACGTTCCCCGAGTCGCTTCTGAGAAGCGTCTACAAAGTCTTCGAGAAGATAGCGCCAGTTCGTGTGCTAATGAAGGTCGGGAAAAAGGAGGAGCTGCTCCCAGGATTGCCAAAGAACGTGATGACTAAGCCCTGGTTTCCTCAAGTAGCTGTGCTCA aGCATAAGAATACGAAAGCGTTCATCACGCACGGTGGTCTGATGGGACTGCAAGAATCCGTCCATTTTGGAGTGCCTTTGGTAGGGATTCCACTTTACGGCGATCAACATGGTAATCTCGATTCCGCGTCAAAGAAACTGTTCGCGGTGAATCTTCGCTCGTTCAAAGAAGTCAACGAGAAAACGCTGGGCGATGCGATTAATACGGTTTTGTATAATGAGACGTATCG GGCAAATATAAAGAAAGTATCGGAACTATTCAAAGACAGACCCATGAGCGCTGTAGACACGGCGATTTATTGGATCGAATACGTCGCACGACACGGAAAAATTTTGCAATCACCTGCAATTCATCTTTCATGGTGGCAAGTGCATCTTTTCGACGTTTATGGTTTCATGCTTGCCTGTATAGTGTTAATACTGTACGTGTTCGTTCTTCTGGTgcgaaaattgaaaagaaaattactGGGCTCATCTTGCGAccataaaagtaaaaaatctTCTAATTCGAAGAAGAACAAATAA